The proteins below come from a single Salinivibrio kushneri genomic window:
- a CDS encoding YbaB/EbfC family nucleoid-associated protein: protein MFGKGGMGNMMKQAQQMQERMQKVQEEIASMEVTGEAGAGMVKVTMTGSHSIRRVDIDDSLMEDDKDMLEDLIAAAFNDAARRVEEQQKEKMAEVTGGMQLPPGMKMPF, encoded by the coding sequence ATGTTTGGTAAAGGCGGCATGGGTAACATGATGAAGCAGGCGCAGCAAATGCAGGAGCGCATGCAGAAAGTACAAGAAGAAATTGCCAGCATGGAAGTGACGGGCGAAGCGGGCGCAGGCATGGTGAAAGTCACCATGACAGGCAGCCACAGCATCCGTCGTGTCGACATCGACGATAGCCTGATGGAAGATGATAAAGACATGCTGGAAGACTTGATTGCGGCTGCATTCAACGATGCTGCCCGTCGTGTTGAGGAGCAACAAAAAGAGAAAATGGCAGAAGTGACAGGTGGTATGCAGTTACCACCAGGCATGAAAATGCCATTTTAA
- the recR gene encoding recombination mediator RecR, translating to MRTSQLLEQLMDSLRCLPGVGPKSAQRMAYHLLQRNRQGGLALAQALSTAMTDIGHCSQCRTFTEQDVCAICDNPKRQETGLICVVESPADIAAVEATGQYSGRYFVLMGHLSPLDGIGPADIGLDVLEKRLQHEPIQELILATNPTVEGEATAQYIAELCQEHQVGASRIAHGVPMGGELELVDGTTLSHSIIGRQQLKYR from the coding sequence ATGCGCACCAGCCAGTTACTTGAACAACTGATGGACTCGCTGCGTTGCTTGCCAGGCGTTGGCCCTAAATCAGCGCAGCGGATGGCCTACCACCTATTGCAGAGAAACCGCCAAGGTGGACTGGCTCTCGCGCAAGCGTTGAGCACGGCAATGACAGACATTGGCCACTGCAGCCAATGTCGAACCTTTACCGAGCAAGACGTGTGCGCGATTTGCGATAACCCGAAACGCCAAGAAACCGGGTTGATTTGTGTAGTTGAAAGCCCAGCAGATATTGCGGCCGTCGAGGCTACCGGCCAGTACTCTGGGCGGTACTTTGTCTTGATGGGGCATTTGTCCCCCCTTGATGGCATTGGCCCGGCAGACATTGGCCTTGATGTGTTGGAAAAGCGTTTGCAACACGAACCGATTCAAGAGCTTATCTTAGCGACTAACCCGACGGTGGAAGGCGAGGCCACGGCGCAATACATCGCTGAACTTTGCCAAGAGCACCAAGTGGGTGCCAGCCGAATTGCGCATGGCGTGCCAATGGGAGGCGAGCTTGAACTGGTCGATGGCACCACGCTGTCTCACTCAATTATCGGCCGCCAGCAGTTAAAGTATCGCTAA